The nucleotide sequence gtttatttaccaaaaaaaaaaaatataagtaaaaaaaaaatgtgttagaGTTCGAATATCAAATTTTccatttattcatattaaaagatgaaattttaacaactagatttgaaaaatgaaataaattcttaaaaagaaaaaaaaatacttctattTAAACCAAATTTCTGATACTTTGAACGATAAGTAAAAACACAAAGGGAGCATTTATTTCCAAAAGAAAATGTAATAAAAGGGAGCATTTCAAATTTGTAAAATTAGTGAAAGGAGGAAGAAAATCTGAAGTCGGTGGTACTAGAGAGATTGAGATTGAATATGTCGATGTATCTTCGTCTTAGTAGATGTGCCTCTCTCAATTCGCTCTTCCACAACTCACTGCTTTCCACCACCGTCAGATGCTGTTCTTCTTCATCGCCGTCGCCGTCCGGTAAGTCTAAGCCTGATAAGAAAAAGCTCGGTGATCGTCTTTCCGCTGTTATAGACGCCGCCAACGATCGTAAACTACCTCCCGAACTTCGCGGCCAACGCAACAATGTTAGGTATACACACACATTTGTCTCTCTTACAAATTAGAATCACAGTTCTACATAATTTGATGGATTCAATACTCAATTGTATGTCTTTTATGATAGATATGAGTCCAATTAAATATacgattatgattgattgacagTGTAAACAAACTTTACACTGTTAACGCATATTGATAGTAGAGCATAATTGACCTTGCTTTTGATGACTTTGTGCTGTTTAACACAAATTGGCGGTTTGACAGGTCAGAAACCGACTTGATCAATGTCGTTGAGCAAAGAATATGGCATTCAATGGAAGAAGGACAATTTGAGAATTTACCGGGGAAAGGAAAGCCGCTTAAACTTGACACAAATCCTCATGCAGATCCAGCTGAAGACACCTTATACAGAATCCTTTCGAAAAATGGATGTGCACCGGAGTGGGTTGAACTTAACAAAGAGATAAGATTTAGAATATCTGAATGGAGGAAGTCCTTGAAGAAAGCTTCGGCAAATAAATGCAGTGAAGATCAATCTATGTGGGTTGGAAGTTCACAGGCTTTGAAATCGCAGTTAAAGGAAATCAATGATAAGGTGAGCTAGCTAGGTCATTTTGGAAATTGGGTAATTCAAATGGGTTTTGCAAGTTTTGAATTCTATCTTTGATATTTGTAATGCACTTGTAAAT is from Medicago truncatula cultivar Jemalong A17 chromosome 1, MtrunA17r5.0-ANR, whole genome shotgun sequence and encodes:
- the LOC11423114 gene encoding dnaJ homolog subfamily C member 28; this encodes MSMYLRLSRCASLNSLFHNSLLSTTVRCCSSSSPSPSGKSKPDKKKLGDRLSAVIDAANDRKLPPELRGQRNNVRSETDLINVVEQRIWHSMEEGQFENLPGKGKPLKLDTNPHADPAEDTLYRILSKNGCAPEWVELNKEIRFRISEWRKSLKKASANKCSEDQSMWVGSSQALKSQLKEINDKVFRYNLIVPFGRQMNGLKWEKELGNLDE